One Microcoleus sp. AS-A8 DNA window includes the following coding sequences:
- a CDS encoding diguanylate cyclase: MSNTDNTPSPLVSDISLMFFPGGEDMTHHQAVEQQKQLLKQRLNRQTQALVALARSQAIDRGNLKAALQEITEVVADVVEVERVSVWLYQGIAVGQRLPMWFFPQVNEAFLERGESSGTARQVQGTQDIRMKCLDLYEHSRGCHTSGMELVAEHYPVYFQALASECPLAIHDAQTDSRSQELLESYLTPNGITSFLDAPIWLNGQMVGIVCHEHIGVQRQWTLIEENFVTAIATLVALTIEACDHILTQKQMRQHHQFLVSEYHDDLERLVEVRTAELTTTNEKLQKEILRRSTVEAQLRNYQQHLEELVAEGTREIIQTNEQLQTEILSHQRAQEALQESEEQFRCLSEATFEAILIIDQGNLCQVNSNFTQLFGYEPGEVIGRNLAEFLAPEYRSCVPQLTASNSEQMYETCCLKKDGSTFPAEIRSKAIPYQGRLVKVTAIRDITAQSQAQEELKQSVSLLNATLNSTTDGIVAVSTAGQIVSFNQKFVEMWGLSQEILMVPERQERFRFFQEQLKEPESFLDRVNQFYAQPNAEGDDVLELTDGRIIECFTQPQRSGFQIIGRVWSFRDVTERAKAENTLRQHLQQELLIAGMCDRIRQSLNLGEILNTTVEEVRQFLRTDRVIIYRFDPDWSGTVVVESVAPEYLATLDMVIQDPCFGADQIVPYQQGRIQAIVDILASGLTPCYAEFLSQLQVRANLVVPILYGVSSQKRGGEGERLRPEGDKDPALWGLLIAHHCSGSRQWQPIEIDLLKSLATQVAIAIQQSSLFEQLEAANQELQRLASIDGLTQVANRRRFDEYLHEEWRRLAREQSPLSLILCDIDYFKLYNDNYGHLAGDFCLQQVAAVLRQCVRRPPDLVARYGGEEFALILPNTDARGAAFVAETVRQRVRGLRIPHAKSPVSKYVTLSLGVATTIPRLCASSQKLIGAADKALYQAKAEGRDCLRHQG, translated from the coding sequence GTGAGTAACACAGACAACACCCCTTCGCCCTTGGTTTCCGATATTTCCTTAATGTTCTTCCCGGGCGGGGAAGATATGACCCATCACCAGGCTGTTGAACAGCAAAAGCAACTCTTGAAACAGCGCCTGAACCGACAGACACAGGCACTGGTGGCACTGGCAAGAAGCCAGGCCATTGACCGGGGCAACTTAAAGGCGGCGTTGCAGGAAATTACTGAGGTTGTCGCCGATGTTGTGGAAGTTGAACGGGTCAGCGTTTGGCTCTATCAAGGTATTGCTGTAGGCCAAAGACTACCCATGTGGTTCTTTCCCCAGGTCAATGAGGCTTTCTTGGAGCGGGGGGAATCGTCAGGCACGGCAAGGCAGGTTCAAGGCACACAGGACATACGGATGAAGTGTCTGGACTTGTATGAACACAGCCGGGGATGTCATACATCGGGCATGGAACTGGTGGCGGAACATTATCCGGTTTATTTCCAAGCGTTAGCCAGTGAATGCCCTCTTGCCATACACGATGCCCAGACTGATTCTAGGAGCCAGGAATTATTGGAGTCCTATCTCACGCCAAACGGTATTACCTCCTTCTTGGATGCACCCATTTGGCTCAATGGTCAGATGGTCGGCATTGTTTGTCATGAACACATTGGTGTACAACGCCAGTGGACGTTAATCGAAGAAAATTTTGTCACCGCGATCGCCACTCTGGTTGCCCTAACGATTGAAGCGTGTGATCACATCCTGACTCAAAAGCAAATGAGACAGCACCACCAATTCCTGGTGAGTGAATACCATGATGACCTGGAGAGATTGGTAGAAGTACGGACTGCCGAACTCACAACAACGAATGAAAAATTGCAAAAGGAAATTCTTCGGCGTTCTACGGTTGAAGCCCAACTTAGAAATTACCAACAGCACCTTGAGGAATTAGTCGCAGAAGGGACGCGCGAAATTATTCAAACGAACGAGCAACTACAAACAGAAATTCTCAGTCACCAACGGGCACAGGAAGCACTACAGGAAAGTGAGGAGCAATTTCGATGCTTGTCTGAGGCCACATTTGAGGCAATTTTGATTATCGATCAGGGCAATTTATGCCAAGTAAACAGTAACTTTACTCAGTTATTTGGTTACGAACCTGGGGAAGTGATTGGCAGAAATCTCGCCGAATTTTTGGCTCCTGAATATCGGAGTTGTGTACCCCAGCTGACAGCTTCGAATAGTGAGCAAATGTATGAAACGTGCTGTCTCAAGAAAGATGGGTCAACATTCCCTGCTGAAATTCGCAGTAAAGCAATTCCTTATCAAGGACGCCTCGTAAAAGTAACAGCCATTCGAGACATTACCGCCCAAAGCCAAGCTCAGGAAGAACTCAAGCAATCCGTTTCTCTGCTCAATGCGACTCTTAACTCTACAACTGACGGAATTGTTGCGGTCAGTACAGCCGGCCAAATTGTGAGTTTCAACCAAAAATTTGTGGAAATGTGGGGGCTTTCACAGGAAATTTTGATGGTGCCCGAAAGGCAAGAGCGATTCAGATTTTTCCAGGAGCAATTGAAAGAACCGGAAAGTTTTTTAGACAGAGTCAATCAGTTTTACGCTCAACCCAATGCGGAAGGTGATGATGTACTGGAATTAACGGATGGTCGAATTATTGAATGCTTTACCCAACCGCAACGCAGTGGTTTCCAAATTATTGGTCGAGTCTGGAGCTTTCGGGACGTTACCGAGAGAGCGAAGGCAGAAAATACCTTGCGGCAACATCTCCAACAAGAACTTTTGATTGCGGGAATGTGCGATCGCATTCGTCAATCTCTGAACCTGGGGGAGATTCTCAACACCACTGTCGAGGAAGTGCGACAGTTTCTTCGCACGGATCGGGTGATCATTTACCGTTTTGATCCAGACTGGAGTGGAACGGTTGTGGTTGAGTCTGTCGCTCCTGAATATCTTGCCACCTTAGATATGGTGATTCAAGACCCCTGTTTTGGAGCCGACCAAATCGTACCCTACCAGCAAGGACGTATCCAGGCGATCGTCGATATTTTGGCCAGCGGGTTAACACCCTGTTATGCCGAGTTTCTCAGCCAGTTACAGGTGAGAGCCAATCTTGTGGTACCCATTTTATATGGAGTGAGCAGCCAGAAGAGAGGAGGAGAAGGGGAACGGCTACGTCCAGAGGGAGATAAAGACCCTGCTTTATGGGGACTGTTAATTGCTCATCATTGTAGCGGCTCTAGGCAATGGCAGCCGATTGAAATTGATTTGCTTAAATCCTTGGCGACTCAGGTAGCGATCGCGATTCAGCAATCCTCGTTATTTGAACAGCTAGAAGCCGCCAATCAAGAGCTACAGCGCCTTGCTAGTATTGATGGTCTTACCCAAGTGGCGAACCGACGGCGGTTTGATGAATATCTTCACGAGGAGTGGCGGCGGTTAGCACGGGAGCAAAGCCCCCTGTCGCTAATTTTATGTGATATCGATTATTTCAAGCTCTACAACGATAACTACGGTCATCTCGCCGGAGACTTTTGTCTGCAACAAGTCGCCGCCGTCCTCCGTCAGTGCGTGAGGCGTCCCCCTGATTTGGTGGCTCGTTACGGTGGAGAAGAATTTGCCCTAATTCTACCGAACACAGATGCTAGAGGTGCAGCTTTTGTGGCTGAAACGGTTCGACAGCGCGTTCGAGGGTTAAGAATTCCCCATGCCAAGTCACCCGTGAGCAAGTACGTCACTCTCAGTTTGGGGGTTGCCACTACTATACCCAGGCTGTGTGCTTCATCGCAAAAGTTGATTGGGGCAGCGGATAAAGCTCTGTATCAGGCTAAAGCCGAGGGACGCGATTGTCTGAGGCACCAAGGATAA
- a CDS encoding ATP-binding protein, giving the protein MFQATRRRLALWYTAVTAVLLLLFATGFYLYVRSTLIERVDDTLEHVVEVVERSLVIEPVRLSDIPFRVNVEASFRDNADAAEDDHIDLEWFSPTGELLWSTLSESLEISLHPNDTGETVHLSADHLLRQVTKRVQLGRYVLGYLRVSHPWFEVTKPIRQLIVDLTLGTIFMVMSVAAIGWFLSGLAMKPVRESYQRLKQFTADASHELRNPIAMIQTNVQVALADPDLESPLQRHQLKVVERLTQRLGRLVNDLLFLARVDSGIVQPQWQPVPLDALLMEVIEEQQLLAAEKGISLSLHFVEAPSEEFAGEHCAIFPALSDDAFTLLGDWDQLARLFTNLVSNALQYTVASTENPSEASVQVELQQLERPSHVGGRNSPSLLRVQVRDTGIGISESALPQLFDRFYRVDPARKHDTAAGSGLGLAIAKAIIENHHGQIQVESILNQGTTVTVTFPVSKLDTQN; this is encoded by the coding sequence ATGTTTCAGGCTACTCGCCGACGTTTGGCTCTTTGGTACACCGCTGTAACGGCAGTGCTGCTGTTGCTGTTTGCCACGGGTTTTTATTTATATGTTCGTAGCACCCTAATTGAGCGGGTGGATGACACTCTCGAACATGTGGTAGAAGTGGTGGAGCGATCGCTCGTAATCGAACCTGTACGATTGTCCGACATTCCCTTTCGAGTTAACGTTGAAGCCAGTTTTCGAGATAACGCCGACGCCGCAGAAGATGACCACATTGACTTAGAGTGGTTTAGTCCTACGGGAGAGTTGTTATGGTCAACTCTATCCGAATCTCTGGAGATTTCCTTACACCCGAACGATACAGGCGAAACCGTACATTTATCCGCTGATCATCTGTTGCGACAGGTAACCAAACGGGTACAACTTGGGCGTTACGTTCTAGGCTATCTGCGAGTGAGCCATCCTTGGTTTGAGGTGACTAAGCCCATTCGCCAGCTCATTGTCGATCTCACCCTGGGTACAATTTTCATGGTAATGTCTGTTGCCGCGATCGGCTGGTTCCTTTCCGGACTGGCGATGAAGCCGGTGCGAGAATCTTACCAACGTCTGAAACAGTTTACAGCCGACGCCTCCCACGAGCTGAGAAATCCGATCGCGATGATTCAAACCAATGTGCAGGTTGCCCTCGCAGATCCGGACTTGGAATCTCCCCTACAACGCCACCAACTTAAGGTAGTGGAACGGTTAACTCAACGACTGGGACGTTTGGTGAATGACCTCCTATTTTTAGCACGCGTAGATAGTGGCATAGTACAACCCCAATGGCAACCTGTCCCTCTGGATGCTTTACTGATGGAGGTGATCGAAGAACAACAGTTACTGGCGGCGGAAAAGGGGATTTCCCTGTCCTTACATTTTGTTGAAGCACCCAGCGAAGAATTTGCAGGGGAGCACTGCGCTATATTTCCGGCTTTATCAGACGATGCCTTTACGCTCTTAGGAGATTGGGATCAGCTTGCTCGCTTGTTTACCAATCTGGTGAGTAACGCCCTACAATATACCGTTGCCTCTACCGAGAATCCCAGTGAGGCATCTGTTCAGGTGGAATTGCAACAGTTAGAACGTCCTAGCCATGTTGGGGGGCGAAACAGCCCATCCCTACTGCGAGTACAAGTACGCGATACGGGCATCGGCATCTCAGAATCAGCATTGCCCCAGCTTTTTGACCGTTTCTATCGAGTCGATCCCGCCAGAAAACATGATACGGCAGCCGGTTCGGGGTTAGGATTAGCGATCGCTAAAGCCATCATCGAGAATCACCACGGTCAAATTCAGGTCGAAAGTATTCTCAATCAAGGCACAACTGTTACAGTCACTTTCCCGGTTTCTAAGCTAGATACACAAAATTAA
- a CDS encoding phosphoribosyltransferase has product MLFKDRRAAGQQLAEKLAAYANRPNVLVLALPRGGVPVAFEVAQALHVPLDVFLVRKLGVPGQEELAMGALASGGVQVLNDEVVRSLHLSEATIQQVATQEQQELERRECLYRDDRPAPALQECAVILIDDGLATGATMRAAVKAIRQQQPARIVVAVPISSPETCQELAAEVDEIICAMTPSPFHSVGYWYNNFSQTTDQEVRDLLQQATTRTQPSAVGVAEL; this is encoded by the coding sequence ATGCTATTCAAAGACCGAAGGGCGGCAGGTCAACAACTGGCTGAGAAGCTAGCCGCCTATGCCAACCGCCCAAATGTTTTAGTGTTGGCGCTACCGAGAGGGGGTGTACCCGTCGCCTTTGAGGTTGCCCAAGCGCTTCATGTTCCCTTAGATGTTTTTCTGGTTCGCAAACTGGGTGTACCCGGTCAAGAAGAGTTGGCAATGGGGGCGCTGGCCTCTGGCGGTGTGCAAGTTCTCAATGACGAAGTGGTGCGATCGCTTCATCTGTCTGAAGCAACAATCCAGCAAGTGGCGACCCAAGAACAGCAAGAGCTAGAACGAAGAGAATGCCTTTATCGGGATGACCGTCCTGCCCCGGCTCTACAGGAATGCGCCGTTATTCTGATCGATGATGGTCTAGCCACGGGTGCAACCATGCGTGCAGCCGTCAAGGCGATTCGACAACAGCAACCGGCTCGGATTGTGGTTGCTGTACCGATTTCTTCACCAGAAACCTGCCAGGAATTGGCAGCGGAGGTAGACGAAATCATCTGCGCCATGACCCCCTCTCCTTTCCATAGCGTTGGTTACTGGTACAACAATTTTTCACAAACAACAGACCAAGAGGTTCGTGACTTACTCCAACAGGCAACAACGAGGACTCAACCTTCAGCCGTTGGGGTGGCTGAGCTGTAA
- a CDS encoding DUF2267 domain-containing protein, protein MTFMETVMRKGHLENAFVAKDITELVFRTMRDLMTTEASDRVAVELEEENEVVPTEEYKPLPDEVGDLWRDTDPVVGFLSRIEGPMKFDSDSFLFRLRQEAHLPEGIDLETVICAVFSATKHELSEERIEEIASFLPEKIRNMWNQAS, encoded by the coding sequence ATGACTTTCATGGAAACAGTCATGCGTAAGGGGCATTTAGAAAATGCCTTTGTGGCGAAAGATATCACGGAACTCGTGTTTCGTACAATGCGAGATTTGATGACAACAGAAGCCTCGGATCGGGTAGCCGTAGAACTCGAAGAGGAAAACGAAGTGGTACCCACAGAAGAATACAAACCATTACCCGACGAGGTAGGGGATTTATGGCGAGATACTGACCCGGTTGTGGGATTTCTCAGCCGCATTGAAGGACCGATGAAATTCGATTCTGATTCTTTTCTGTTCCGACTTCGTCAAGAAGCTCACTTACCGGAAGGAATAGATTTAGAAACCGTCATCTGTGCAGTTTTCAGTGCAACTAAACATGAATTGTCAGAAGAACGAATTGAAGAAATTGCCAGTTTCTTACCCGAAAAAATTAGAAACATGTGGAATCAGGCGTCTTAG
- a CDS encoding molybdenum cofactor guanylyltransferase — translation MRKTQLLSAIILAGGQSSRMGQDKALISLQGVPLLRRVCEVALQCASEVYVVTPWPDRYQDILPDACRLLQEVPLPGKTEPHGPLVGFAQGLAQVKTDWVLLLACDLPQLQVNVLQEWATQLEKTDKNVIALLPRHAKGWEPLCGFYRRQCLPILSQFINEGGRSFQSWLAQHPVQELMIQDTQLLFNCNTPADLERLASYQ, via the coding sequence ATGAGGAAGACTCAATTACTATCTGCGATTATCCTGGCTGGAGGGCAGAGTTCTCGTATGGGTCAAGACAAAGCTCTGATTTCTCTCCAGGGTGTTCCGTTGCTGCGACGGGTTTGTGAAGTCGCTCTCCAGTGTGCGAGTGAAGTCTATGTGGTTACCCCTTGGCCTGATCGCTACCAAGACATCTTACCCGATGCGTGTCGCTTACTACAGGAAGTTCCTTTACCCGGCAAAACCGAACCCCATGGCCCTCTCGTAGGATTTGCTCAAGGTCTGGCTCAAGTTAAAACAGATTGGGTACTCTTACTCGCCTGCGATTTACCCCAACTACAGGTCAACGTTTTACAAGAGTGGGCAACGCAGCTAGAAAAGACGGACAAAAATGTCATTGCTCTGCTGCCGCGACATGCTAAAGGTTGGGAACCGTTGTGTGGTTTTTACAGACGCCAGTGTCTGCCAATACTCTCTCAATTTATCAACGAGGGAGGACGCTCGTTTCAGTCTTGGTTAGCGCAACATCCCGTCCAAGAACTGATGATTCAGGATACCCAACTCTTATTTAATTGCAACACTCCAGCTGACTTAGAACGCTTAGCCTCCTATCAATAA
- a CDS encoding erythromycin esterase family protein — protein sequence MLDSTKTNISDVVRQAAVPLTGAVEDYDSLMDLIGDARFVLMGEASHGTHEFYEQRAEITKRLIREKGFTAVAVEADWPDAYRVNRYVRGMNGDATSTEALAGFDRFPTWMWRNTVVVNFVDWLREYNHSLPPNVAKTGFYGLDLYSMYESIKAVLGYLDKIDPEAAQRARYRYSCLEHFGEDSQSYGYAASLGLSSSCEEEAINQLMELQRRTAEFSQGDSQVAEDEFFYAQQNARLVKNAEEYYRSMFGGRVSSWNLRDRHMAETLDQLVAHLDRHENRSKVVVWAHNSHLGDARATDMGASGELNVGQLVRQQYGNDAVLIGFSTYTGTVTAASDWGAPPERKRVRPALAGSYEALFHATELAQFLLNLRDNDEVRERLRQRRLERAIGVIYLPQSERISHYFKARLSEQFDAMIHFDETRALEPLERTPHWESGEAPETYPFGF from the coding sequence ATGTTAGATTCTACAAAAACGAATATAAGTGATGTCGTGCGTCAGGCGGCTGTGCCTCTGACTGGCGCAGTTGAAGATTATGACTCATTGATGGATTTAATTGGTGATGCTCGCTTTGTTCTGATGGGTGAGGCGTCTCACGGAACACACGAATTCTATGAACAACGAGCTGAAATTACTAAGCGGCTGATTCGGGAAAAAGGCTTTACGGCTGTGGCGGTTGAAGCAGATTGGCCGGATGCCTACCGTGTGAACCGCTATGTGCGGGGGATGAACGGTGATGCGACCAGTACCGAGGCTCTGGCTGGCTTCGATCGCTTCCCCACCTGGATGTGGCGTAATACAGTTGTGGTCAACTTCGTGGATTGGCTACGAGAATACAATCACTCATTGCCACCCAACGTTGCCAAGACAGGCTTTTATGGGCTTGACCTTTATAGCATGTATGAGTCCATCAAAGCTGTTCTGGGGTATCTCGACAAGATTGACCCGGAAGCCGCCCAGAGGGCAAGGTATCGCTATTCTTGCTTGGAACATTTTGGTGAAGACAGCCAATCTTATGGATATGCTGCCAGTTTGGGCTTGAGTTCATCCTGTGAAGAGGAAGCGATTAACCAGCTAATGGAATTGCAACGCCGCACGGCTGAGTTCTCGCAAGGGGATAGTCAGGTGGCAGAGGATGAGTTTTTCTATGCCCAGCAGAATGCACGGCTGGTGAAGAACGCTGAGGAATACTATCGTTCGATGTTTGGGGGGCGCGTGTCGTCGTGGAATTTGCGCGATCGCCACATGGCGGAAACTCTCGATCAGCTCGTTGCTCACTTGGATCGACACGAGAATCGTAGTAAAGTCGTTGTCTGGGCGCACAACTCCCACCTTGGGGATGCACGCGCAACGGATATGGGGGCGTCTGGAGAATTGAATGTCGGTCAACTGGTGCGTCAACAGTATGGTAACGATGCTGTATTAATCGGCTTCAGCACCTACACGGGGACTGTTACCGCCGCTTCGGATTGGGGGGCACCGCCAGAGCGCAAGCGTGTCCGTCCGGCGTTAGCAGGCAGTTATGAAGCCTTGTTTCATGCTACAGAGTTGGCACAATTCTTGTTGAATCTGCGGGATAACGATGAAGTTAGAGAGAGGCTGCGTCAGCGACGATTGGAACGTGCGATCGGTGTGATTTATCTTCCCCAAAGCGAGCGTATCAGCCACTACTTCAAGGCTCGTCTATCCGAGCAATTTGATGCAATGATCCACTTTGATGAAACACGAGCTTTAGAACCCCTAGAGCGCACGCCCCACTGGGAATCAGGCGAAGCACCGGAGACTTATCCTTTCGGTTTTTAG
- a CDS encoding N-acetylmuramoyl-L-alanine amidase has translation MSKLFNQLVKAYAETIIEFPQLKGITVAQWLLESGRGTSRLATAHLNFGGLKWRDGMEEFATPVKYEASDGKDEYCKFESLEKFIKGYWHFLERSPYEGWRNNVSSAEDFIRFIAPIYAGDSNYVSKVLNVYVEAKRLFADAEHINHHHPGTAEPVSKPPIKAFIQSPNHSSRAGADIDTIVVHYTTAGTVSGTIAHFKNPTSQVSAHYVIDKNGDIYQMVKDSDKAWHAANANRTTIGIEHVAKVGDRLTEMQEKSSIHLIKWLMTEYKIPKENIKAHQQIIPTSCPGNIFGDAIDDTNLPKFKAWVAKNFSKKVMRTPEPLSPSGLGLYIVQPGDTLSAIAARHDITLDALKALNSSIQNFNHIFPGQRITVARVEGDEHFIFPSSRPLNLPITIAEHQLNSSNYQEFSHPHLGNITITGGYMEPHGHSAKPEIKAIFLDGTSKILPKSERNIGIDYVASDRKVKAWYGGIVTKQGKEGGYGRRVHIQLDVTYEFQGKKYQVYQAFAHLQAISVSVGQVVGQGGQIGIMGGSGASSDNDYPLHVDLSTYLFINGNLVQLNPQALDKQLA, from the coding sequence ATGAGTAAACTTTTTAATCAACTGGTCAAAGCCTACGCAGAAACGATTATTGAATTTCCTCAACTTAAGGGGATTACTGTTGCTCAATGGCTCTTAGAATCTGGTCGAGGAACTAGCCGTCTCGCCACTGCACATCTTAATTTTGGTGGTTTGAAATGGCGCGATGGAATGGAAGAATTTGCTACGCCTGTAAAATACGAAGCTAGTGATGGTAAAGACGAATATTGCAAGTTTGAAAGCCTAGAAAAGTTTATTAAAGGCTACTGGCATTTTTTAGAGCGTTCTCCCTACGAAGGATGGCGTAATAATGTAAGTTCTGCGGAGGATTTTATTCGCTTCATTGCCCCCATTTATGCAGGGGATAGCAATTATGTTTCTAAGGTTTTAAATGTGTATGTTGAGGCAAAACGACTCTTCGCTGATGCCGAGCATATAAATCATCATCATCCCGGAACCGCAGAACCTGTTAGCAAACCACCGATCAAAGCTTTTATTCAAAGCCCCAATCATAGCAGTCGAGCGGGTGCTGATATTGATACAATTGTCGTTCACTATACAACCGCAGGGACTGTCTCTGGCACAATCGCACATTTTAAAAATCCTACATCACAAGTCTCTGCCCACTACGTTATTGATAAAAATGGCGACATCTATCAAATGGTAAAAGATTCCGATAAAGCTTGGCACGCTGCCAACGCCAATCGTACTACTATTGGGATTGAACACGTTGCTAAAGTAGGAGACCGATTAACAGAGATGCAGGAAAAATCATCCATCCACCTAATCAAGTGGTTGATGACAGAATATAAAATTCCCAAAGAAAATATCAAAGCTCATCAGCAGATTATCCCAACCAGTTGTCCAGGAAATATTTTTGGCGATGCTATTGACGATACGAACCTGCCAAAATTTAAGGCGTGGGTTGCCAAAAATTTCTCAAAGAAGGTAATGCGGACTCCAGAGCCATTAAGTCCATCTGGATTAGGACTTTATATTGTGCAACCAGGTGATACTCTTTCAGCTATAGCGGCTCGTCATGACATAACTTTGGATGCACTGAAAGCACTTAATTCTAGCATTCAAAATTTTAATCATATTTTTCCCGGTCAAAGAATCACTGTCGCACGGGTGGAGGGAGATGAGCATTTCATTTTCCCATCCAGTCGTCCCTTAAATCTCCCGATTACGATTGCTGAACATCAACTCAACTCTAGTAATTACCAAGAGTTTTCTCATCCACATCTAGGTAACATTACGATTACGGGTGGATATATGGAACCTCATGGTCATTCTGCTAAACCGGAAATAAAAGCTATCTTCTTGGATGGAACATCAAAAATCTTACCCAAATCTGAGCGCAATATTGGCATTGATTATGTAGCCTCTGACCGCAAAGTGAAAGCTTGGTACGGCGGAATTGTCACGAAACAAGGCAAAGAAGGTGGTTATGGACGACGAGTTCACATTCAACTTGACGTCACTTATGAATTTCAAGGCAAGAAATACCAAGTTTATCAGGCATTCGCTCACTTGCAAGCAATTTCGGTCAGTGTCGGACAAGTGGTAGGACAAGGTGGGCAAATTGGTATTATGGGAGGCTCAGGGGCTTCCTCAGATAATGACTATCCACTTCATGTGGACTTGAGTACGTACCTTTTTATCAATGGTAATTTGGTTCAACTAAATCCCCAAGCTTTGGATAAACAGTTAGCTTAA
- a CDS encoding glycerol acyltransferase, whose protein sequence is MQQSSVDSYRFTWFDWFCLWYPPGWLILFNRHWQHYHADPDGWNGLEYALFLIPGGFYLALLLRWLRLGCRSPGSSVAQFDPNYQNAFRDEIVAPIVQYYFRAELHQTENLPQTERLMVAMNHAGMCFPWDFITLAYLLGHTRGWVVQPLASVSLFEHPWVIWWLPPGWSQVLGGVRAELNEFEAAITHKTVLLYPPEGVHGPGKGWSKRYQLETFHPSFIQLCDRYRLPILPVICLGSELLHPWAFNVKKLARRVSLPFLPISPLMFIFLLFPSMGVWAMRTRLSYYIQPLYESWTDVASDQTLRTETSEGGTALRVHLGQLAAPPSIRRSQAYRNAQHLREKLQHQLSRLLSQKSDTP, encoded by the coding sequence ATGCAGCAATCCTCAGTTGATTCTTATCGATTTACTTGGTTTGATTGGTTTTGCCTCTGGTATCCTCCCGGTTGGCTGATTTTGTTCAACCGCCATTGGCAACACTATCATGCCGATCCGGATGGCTGGAATGGGTTGGAATATGCATTATTTTTGATTCCAGGGGGATTTTACCTGGCGCTGCTGCTGCGCTGGTTACGCTTGGGTTGCCGTTCACCTGGTTCATCGGTTGCTCAGTTCGATCCAAACTATCAGAACGCCTTCCGGGATGAGATTGTGGCACCGATTGTTCAGTATTATTTTCGTGCTGAATTACACCAGACGGAAAATCTGCCTCAAACTGAGCGATTGATGGTAGCCATGAATCATGCGGGGATGTGTTTTCCTTGGGACTTCATTACATTAGCTTATCTGTTAGGTCATACACGCGGTTGGGTTGTGCAACCCCTGGCAAGTGTTTCGTTATTTGAACATCCTTGGGTGATTTGGTGGTTACCTCCTGGATGGTCGCAGGTTTTAGGGGGTGTGCGAGCAGAACTGAATGAGTTTGAAGCGGCAATAACTCATAAAACAGTTTTACTTTATCCACCCGAAGGCGTACATGGCCCTGGGAAAGGTTGGTCGAAGCGCTATCAGTTGGAGACGTTTCATCCGAGTTTTATTCAACTGTGCGATCGCTACCGCCTTCCGATTCTGCCCGTAATTTGCCTCGGTAGTGAGTTGTTGCATCCTTGGGCGTTTAATGTCAAAAAATTAGCCAGACGAGTCTCCCTGCCCTTTCTGCCTATCTCACCGTTGATGTTTATCTTCTTACTGTTTCCATCAATGGGGGTTTGGGCAATGAGAACCCGCTTGAGTTATTACATTCAGCCTTTGTATGAATCTTGGACGGACGTAGCGTCAGATCAGACACTGAGGACTGAAACCTCTGAAGGTGGAACAGCGTTGAGAGTTCACCTAGGGCAATTGGCAGCACCACCGAGCATCAGGCGATCGCAAGCTTACCGAAACGCTCAACACTTGCGCGAAAAGCTGCAACATCAACTCTCCCGACTCTTAAGCCAAAAGTCCGATACCCCGTAA